The genomic region CCTCGATGATTTCAGGAGTGACTCCGCTGAACACGGGGCCTGGGTCACGGCCCCAGGGTTCCACGGGCACCGGGGACCCCATTTAATTTAGCAGGTTGGGGTCGAAGCCATAATGACGACAATGGTTCCACCAGCCTCACAGGGACAGACCAGGGCAGGGCCCCACCAGCCCCTCCGGGGGGGCACGGCCCCTCGGTGAGGCTGCGTTCGGGCAGGGGCAGGTTCAGGCGATGGGCCCGGTTGCTGCAGGCTCAGCCTGCAGCGCCCTCCGGGTCTCGTGACCCCGCTCCGCCAATCAGCGAGCGCCGCGGCCGGCACGCGCCAGGCCTCAGCCAACCACTCGACGCCGCGCGCCGCCCGCGCCCTCGGATTGGTCAGCGCCCGCCGCCGGATGTAACGTCACTGCGCCGCGCGGAGGCTGCGGGGGAAGATGGCGGCGCCGGAGGAACCGGGCGCGGTGGCGGCGTTCGCGAAGCGCATCGACCCGGCCCGGGAGCCGGGGCTCAGCCCCGAGCAACGCCGCCTCATGGCGCAGGTGGAGTACGCCCAGCGGCAGCGCGTCCTGCGGCGCCGGCTCCGCGGCCGCAACACTCTGCTGGCGCTCGGCATCGCCGCGGTGACGCTTGGCATCTGTATCCTCCGGGGCTCGAGCGGGGCGGGGCCAGGGGGTGCCGGGGCCACGCCCGCTGCTTTTCCTTAACCCCTCCC from Pseudopipra pipra isolate bDixPip1 chromosome 26, bDixPip1.hap1, whole genome shotgun sequence harbors:
- the LOC135402953 gene encoding cytochrome c oxidase assembly factor 3 homolog, mitochondrial; this encodes MAAPEEPGAVAAFAKRIDPAREPGLSPEQRRLMAQVEYAQRQRVLRRRLRGRNTLLALGIAAVTLGIYGYTFYSVSQERFLDELEQEAEAARARARARAEGAAS